Proteins encoded within one genomic window of Anastrepha ludens isolate Willacy chromosome 4, idAnaLude1.1, whole genome shotgun sequence:
- the LOC128861552 gene encoding talin-1 isoform X1, with protein MSTLSLRIQLEGGRVTKTIQFHPNTTVFDACKIIRDKFAEAVQGQPSEYGLFISDEQHQQGVWLEAGRTLGYYILHNQDTLEYRRKLRTLRVRMLDGAVKTILVDDSQPVSQLMVVICTKIGITNHEEYGLVREDTEAQNENLPDNKFGTLTLRRKFTEKDRDAKMESLRRKLKTDDEINWVDVGKTLREQGIDESETVLLRRRFFFSDQNIDSRDPVQLNLLYVQARDAILDGTHPVTQEKACEFAGIQVHIQFGPHNEAKHKPGFLDLKDFLPQSYVRVKNIEKKIFAEHKKHVDLTEIDAKVLYTKTARELPTYGVTFFLVKEKMNGRNKLVPRLLGVTKDSVLRLDERTKEILVSWPLTTVRRWGASPNTFTLDFGDYANQYYSVQTTEAEQIVQLIAGYIDIILKKKQTKDHFGIEGDEGSTMVEESVAPSKATFLQHETNKIGKINTESLAHPEILRASDGERKYTQGEMQSVQYGAFVGQVNHAHQPPTTKEVRISTVNLTEPQRALLGYISAGQDVLMRADEELRTKAPIQELGTDLRSIEWRENTLDTSKQAVTSHVATMNAATAQIITASQFDEVDTEAISASVSQITQTIPEVTKEVRLIAALMEDSNNGDRLLDAARNLCNAFSDLLKAAEPESKEPSQSLINAASRVGEATTHVLSTIAEEEVPENRDLHDMLLSLAKAVANTTAALMLRAKSIAASCEDEESRNRVIGAASQCALATSQLVACAKVVAPTLHNAACREQLEAAARNVARAVNNLCEVCNDATTDPKLKNDLLAAARDVSKSLSDMLDHVKLSSREYAIRTSQEMSPVENVIIGTDILVASNDPQEMVRHAKTLGQATAQLIQSIKGEADQQKDEDMQRRLLSAAKQLADATAKLVEAARLCSGNPQNTENQNALRRAAEELREITTTAANTPAIKRNLIHRLEYCSKQAASAATQCISAAQNAVQHSDDHQTKEQLLQDCKRAADTIPRLVTSVKTTRSSPDDPNAQLNLIEAAEQFIEPAIQVSRSARALQPTVTDIPSATQLSKSALYLGQTVSELNSAAQRAREACGGQELESALEAVRNLHNVLDDTRKAAQSGSIRPLPGETIENTAQQLRVSAKNVGLALRQLLSSVIQEQRRYAGVAGRDTALALGDFTKSVHGVAATTKNPTVIDCADEVVLHSARLIEEAQRTLQNVGSTDALTQAGRDVTAAISKTVDCIPGQREVDNALRNVSELSEILSMSEFPPSDRNYNTLQSELKQVAEGLSVASGHIVQAYDSPAQLADTSQNFAANYRDLLAVSMEIAGQTQDEVVRSEMIDRLRNVSTQSCSLLSTAKSIAADPGQPNAKNLLHAAARSVTESINKLVDASIQSAPGQKECDNAMRNIEGLRVMLEYPHEPINEQGYFECVENATNKSRNLGYAISEMINNAKQSNHVGFGQSVNTVAESIHGLIESSAQAAYLIGVSHPSSVAGRPGIIDQAQLTWAYQGIRQHCDIVSSAKSTKQQKISALTIIAKHTSYLCSICRQASMNTNNPVAKNEFIVLAKQVATATSNLVQEIKGIDDEPSTPTRARLVEPLLESVKAVRQYASSPEFISVPAKISAEGRKAQEPVINAGRGVIDGVIEMVKAAKSLALSPDDPPVWQQLSNASAPVSESVKRLVDNIREKAPGQAQCEQVLHTLNTCTRELDSCAMAVSAQGLSQRRDNNLHGFSGQTLNSAAELIDKLEPIRMAGKNNAEQLGHAVGEISRYIVPMVNGAVGACTHIVHTNQQMSLINQTKSVVESAVTLVQAAKDSAGNPRSTHAHTHLDESVDFTRQAIQELTETVEKINAEMGVVTGLMEQVNRAITRLTDKRQSLLNASYSDSFVDYQTRMVQSAKEIARLANDMNAKATIEPQLLPQLALEMTQQYTQLTQDSVGASTTTSTPDVAMRIRSTVVDLGRSVSSMIQSGAAGARPNDTSVQNELARNARDVSEKVAQVLAALQAGSRGTQACINAAHTVSGIIGDLDTTIMFATAGTLHSDGDGTFADHREHILQTAKALVEDTKVLVTGAAGTQDELANAAQNAVSTILQLAEAVKRGACSLGSTQPDSQVMVINAVKDVASALGDLINATKLASGKPIHDPSMQDLKESARVMVLNVSSLLKTVKAVEDEHTRGTRAMESTVEAISQEIRAIHSPPPPGSAQCGPEDLIRVTKNVTLATAKAVAAGASNLQTDIVAAANLGRRAISEMLLICRSVAWNCAETEDLRQRTLEAGAAVGESYRELLNGILHNCSADDRVHLSRRVAKSVTDLVAMARLLKGSDWIDPEDPTVIAENELLGAAASIDAAAKKLASLRPRRQPDVKIELDENMKFDEMILEAAKGIMAASSALVRAANAAQRELIDQGKVARRPLTSSDDGQWSEGLISAARLVAAATHSLVEAAQNLVRGVGTEEMLISTAKQVAASTAQLLIACKVKSNPNSEAGRRLQAAGNQVIKSTENLVRAAQQGLEDEEEKTLKINTSMVDGMAQEINARSDVLRMEKQLEEARQKLITIRHARALQKKTQGFATDESDSEYAHSTYGTLQKSQNNTLNRSGYPSDMPTSPSYYSQQQQTKHHYNYATHPQHFHHPDAVSPPPMSHQYSSGVEVNGSIELPPPPPPLSTTLYNMQTATASGGSTFRPNPKLTANAVPRPYPGSPAAGGPSSSLLSTNGGGSAKLTQPPSSIANVSNYQQQSFENTTTSTYTNAHQPSLTTPQSTTQKSTSVNRKLEACVQDLHDKTFGQGGVVQITSGGAYPGQNYEGYTSRYETRNFEKSNEIVDKPLDSSFSQLTLSTDGGKVSIMDQGSERLTSMTQRVMERKTFSTTTETRSEKKTESHSFRME; from the exons ATGTCAACACTATCGTTGCGTATTCAGCTAGAGGGCGGCCGCGTCACAAAGACAATACAATTCCATCCGAATACGACAGTATTTGATGCCTGCAAAATTATCCGGGATAAATTCGCCGAAGCTGTTCAGGGACAac CCAGCGAATATGGTCTATTTATATCGGATGAGCAGCACCAACAGGGTGTTTGGCTGGAGGCCGGCCGCACACTCGGCTATTACATTCTCCATAATCAGGACACCCTAGAATACCGGCGCAAATTGCGCACTTTGCGGGTTCGTATGTTAGATGGTGCCGTGAAGACGATACTGGTTGACGACTCGCAGCCGGTGTCGCAGCTAATGGTGGTAATTTGCACAAAGATCGGCATTACCAATCACGAGGAGTACGGCTTGGTGCGTGAGGATACCGAAGCGCAGAATGAGAATCTGCCGGATAATAAGTTTGGCACATTGACATTGCGTCGAAAATTCACCGAAAAAGATCGCGATGCAAAAATGGAAAGTCTACGCAGAAAGCTGAAAACCGACGATGAAA TCAATTGGGTGGATGTCGGCAAAACTCTACGTGAACAAGGCATAGATGAATCGGAAACGGTTTTGCTGCGTCGTCGCTTCTTCTTCTCTGATCAAAATATTGACTCACGTGACCCGGTACAATTGAATTTGTTGTACGTGCAGGCACGTGACGCCATTCTAGATGGCACGCATCCAGTGACACAGGAAAAAG CGTGTGAATTCGCTGGCATCCAAGTGCATATACAATTTGGGCCTCACAACGAAGCGAAGCATAAGCCTGGATTTTTAGA TTTAAAGGACTTCTTGCCGCAGTCCTATGTGCGTGTGAAGAAcattgaaaagaaaatatttgctgaGCACAAGAAACACGTTGATCTTACAGAAATCGACGCCAAGGTGTTGTACACGAAAACGGCACGTGAGCTGCCTACCTATGGAGTAACTTTCTTCTtggtgaaggaaaaaatgaaCGGTCGCAATAAGTTGGTGCCGCGTCTGCTGGGCGTGACGAAGGATTCGGTATTACGTTTGGATGAACGTACTAAGGAGATTTTAGTTTCATGGCCATTGACGACAGTGCGCCGTTGGGGCGCCTCGCCGAATACCTTCACTTTGGATTTTGGTGATTACGCCAACCAATACTACTCGGTGCAGACGACGGAGGCCGAGCAGATTGTGCAATTGATAGCTGGTTATATagatattattttgaagaagaaGCAGACCAAAGATCATTTTGGCATCGAGGGTGACGAGGGCTCCACTATGGTGGAAGAGTCAGTTGCGCCCTCAAA GGCAACATTTTTGCAgcatgaaacaaataaaattggtaAAATCAATACTGAGTCACTGGCACACCCGGAAATTCTTCGTGCATCAGATG gcGAAAGAAAATATACGCAAGGTGAAATGCAATCAGTTCAATATGGAGCCTTCGTTGGGCAGGTCAACCACGCTCATCAACCACCAACG acGAAGGAAGTGCGCATAAGTACTGTAAATCTCACAGAACCGCAGCGTGCGCTGCTTGGGTATATCTCGGCTGGTCAAGACGTCTTGATGCGTGCTGACGAAGAGCTTAGAACTAAG GCCCCAATACAAGAATTAGGCACTGACTTGCGGTCAATCGAGTGGCGTGAGAATACTTTGGATACTTCTAAGCAAGCTGTTACTAGTCACGTTGCTACTATGAACGCGGCTACCGCACAAATTATAACAGCTTCTCAATTCGATGAGGTCGACACAGAGGCCATCTCCGCTTCGGTTTCACAAATTACACAAACAATTCCGGAAGTTACTAAAGAGGTACGTCTGATCGCTGCTCTGATGGAGGATAGCAACAATGGCGATCGATTGCTTGATGCAGCCCGTAATTTGTGCAATGCTTTCAGCGATTTGCTGAAGGCCGCCGAGCCAGAGAGTAAAGAACCTTCTCAGAGTCTTATCAACGCCGCCAGTCGTGTAGGCGAAGCAACCACTCATGTGCTTAGCACAATCGCCGAAGAAGAGGTGCCAGAGAATCGCGATTTGCACGATATGCTCTTGAGCTTGGCCAAGGCAGTGGCAAATACAACTGCTGCTTTGATGTTGCGCGCAAAATCGATTGCTGCCAGCTGTGAAGATGAAGAGTCACGTAATCGCGTTATTGGTGCTGCCAGTCAATGTGCTTTGGCTACCAGTCAACTGGTCGCGTGTGCAAAAGTCGTGGCTCCTACTCTGCATAATGCTGCTTGCCGAGAGCAGCTGGAAGCCGCTGCCCGCAATGTGGCGCGAGCTGTCAACAATCTGTGTGAAGTGTGTAACGATGCAACCACCGAtccgaaattgaaaaatgatttaCTTGCTGCTGCGCGTGATGTCTCGAAGAGTTTGAGTGATATGCTGGACCATGTGAAGTTGAGCTCTCGCGAATACGCTATTCGCACAAGTCAGGAGATGAGTCCGGTGGAGAATGTGATTATTGGTACTGACATATTGGTTGCATCCAATGACCCGCAGGAGATGGTTCGTCATGCCAAAACACTAGGTCAAGCAACAGCCCAATTGATACAGAGCATTAAGGGCGAGGCGGATCAACAGAAAGACGAAGATATGCAGCGTCGCTTACTTTCGGCTGCCAAGCAACTGGCAGATGCTACGGCAAAACTTGTCGAAGCCGCTCGTCTCTGTTCGGGTAATCCACAAAACACCGAGAATCAGAACGCCTTGCGGCGTGCTGCTGAAGAACTGCGTGAAATCACCACCACGGCGGCTAATACGCCAGCCATAAAACGAAACCTAATCCATCGTCTAGAATACTGTTCAAAGCAGGCCGCTTCGGCGGCTACTCAGTGTATATCAGCCGCACAAAATGCGGTGCAGCATAGCGACGACCATCAAACCAAGGAACAACTGCTGCAAGACTGTAAACGCGCAGCCGACACAATTCCACGTCTTGTTACCTCGGTGAAGACAACGCGATCGAGCCCAGATGATCCAAATGCGCAGCTGAATCTAATAGAAGCTGCTGAACAATTCATTGAGCCTGCCATACAAGTATCGCGTTCGGCACGAGCTCTACAACCGACTGTTACCGATATCCCGTCGGCCACTCAGCTCTCAAAAAGTGCCTTATACCTGGGTCAAACCgtgtctgagttgaactcggcGGCACAGCGTGCTCGAGAAGCCTGTGGCGGTCAGGAATTGGAATCGGCCTTGGAGGCGGTGCGTAACTTACACAACGTGCTGGATGACACTCGCAAGGCAGCGCAATCAGGCAGCATTCGCCCACTTCCTGGGGAGACTATCGAAAACACTGCTCAACAGTTGCGAGTATCCGCTAAAAATGTAGGGCTTGCGCTTAGACAGCTGCTGTCGTCAGTTATACAAGAGCAACGTAGGTATGCGGGAGTGGCTGGCCGCGACACTGCCTTGGCACTCGGGGATTTCACAAAAAGTGTTCATGGTGTAGCTGCAACAACGAAGAATCCTACTGTAATTGATTGTGCCGACGAGGTGGTACTGCATTCGGCTCGCTTGATTGAAGAAGCACAGCGCACATTGCAAAATGTCGGCAGTACAGATGCATTGACTCAAGCTGGACGTGATGTTACTGCAGCTATATCGAAGACAGTCGACTGCATACCTGGTCAACGTGAAGTGGACAATGCTCTGCGCAATGTAAGTGAATTGAGTGAGATACTTTCAATGAGTGAATTCCCACCTTCGGATCGTAACTACAATACGTTGCAATCGGAGCTGAAGCAGGTGGCAGAAGGGCTTAGTGTGGCCAGTGGGCACATTGTGCAGGCTTATGATAGTCCCGCACAGCTAGCAGATACAAGCCAGAACTTTGCAGCAAACTATCGTGATCTTTTAGCTGTCTCAATGGAGATAGCCGGCCAGACGCAGGATGAAGTGGTGCGTTCAGAAATGATTGATCGGCTTCGTAACGTCTCGACGCAATCCTGCTCTTTGCTATCTACTGCGAAGTCAATCGCTGCCGACCCGGGACAACCAAATGCGAAGAATCTATTACACGCAGCAGCACGGAGCGTCACCGAAAGCATAAACAAACTTGTCGACGCCAGCATACAGTCGGCACCTGGGCAAAAAGAGTGTGACAATGCGATGCGCAATATCGAGGGGCTCCGAGTAATGCTCGAATACCCGCATGAACCAATCAACGAACAAGGCTATTTCGAATGCGTCGAAAATGCGACTAATAAGTCACGCAATCTGGGTTATGCCATTTCGGAAATGATTAACAATGCCAAACAGTCGAACCACGTTGGCTTTGGTCAATCGGTGAACACCGTCGCAGAATCAATTCACGGGCTGATTGAATCATCTGCACAGGCTGCCTACTTGATAGGAGTGTCGCACCCGAGCAGTGTGGCTGGGCGACCAGGCATCATTGATCAGGCCCAATTAACCTGGGCATATCAAGGTATCCGTCAGCACTGCGACATCGTTAGCAGTGCCAAGTCAACGAAGCAGCAAAAGATTTCGGCACTAACAATAATCGCAAAGCATACCAGTTATTTGTGCTCTATATGTCGTCAGGCCAGTATGAATACTAACAATCCGGTGGCAAAGAATGAGTTTATTGTGTTGGCCAAGCAGGTTGCCACAGCCACTTCGAACTTAGTGCAGGAGATAAAGGGTATTGACGATGAGCCTTCGACACCAACACGTGCTCGTCTTGTGGAGCCATTACTAGAGTCTGTGAAAGCAGTAAGGCAATATGCTTCCAGCCCCGAATTCATTTCTGTGCCTGCTAAAATCTCAGCAGAGGGGCGGAAGGCGCAAGAGCCTGTTATTAATGCGGGTCGCGGTGTTATCGACGGTGTAATAGAAATGGTAAAAGCTGCAAAATCATTGGCACTGTCACCCGACGATCCTCCAGTGTGGCAGCAGCTTTCGAATGCCTCTGCTCCCGTTTCCGAGTCTGTGAAACGTTTGGTGGATAACATCCGCGAAAAAGCACCCGGCCAAGCACAATGCGAGCAAGTGCTGCACACACTGAACACATGCACTCGTGAATTGGATAGCTGTGCCATGGCAGTGAGCGCTCAGGGATTAAGTCAACGCCGCGATAATAATCTGCACGGGTTCAGTGGCCAGACATTGAACTCTGCAGCAGAGTTGATTGATAAGCTTGAACCCATTCGGATGGCTGGGAAAAACAACGCTGAACAACTGGGCCATGCTGTGGGCGAGATCTCGCGCTACATTGTGCCAATGGTAAATGGTGCGGTCGGCGCTTGTACCCATATCGTGCACACCAACCAACAAATGAGTCTGATCAATCAAACTAAGTCAGTAGTAGAGAGTGCTGTAACCCTTGTGCAAGCGGCCAAAGATTCCGCCGGAAATCCACGATCCACGCATGCTCATACACATTTGGACGAGTCCGTTGATTTCACACGGCAGGCTATACAGGAACTCACTGAAACAGTCGAAAAGATCAACGCTGAAATGGGTGTTGTAACGGGGCTGATGGAGCAAGTGAATCGTGCCATTACACGTTTGACCGACAAGCGCCAATCACTTCTTAACGCCTCTTACTCGGACTCATTTGTGGATTACCAAACACGAATGGTGCAGTCGGCGAAGGAAATTGCTCGTCTAGCTAATGATATGAACGCCAAAGCTACTATCGAGCCACAGCTGTTACCGCAACTTGCCCTAGAAATGACACAGCAGTACACACAACTGACTCAGGATTCGGTAGGTGCATCTACCACAACATCTACTCCGGATGTAGCCATGCGTATACGATCGACTGTGGTGGATTTGGGTCGCTCGGTAAGCTCAATGATACAGTCAGGTGCTGCCGGAGCCCGTCCCAATGATACATCGGTCCAGAATGAACTCGCACGTAATGCACGCGATGTCTCGGAGAAGGTGGCACAAGTTTTAGCTGCGCTGCAGGCCGGATCGCGCGGAACACAAGCTTGTATCAATGCCGCACATACAGTGTCGGGCATTATTGGTGACCTTGATACGACTATAATGTTTGCCACGGCCGGCACTTTGCATTCAGACGGCGATGGCACATTTGCTGACCATCGCGAACACATTTTGCAGACCGCTAAGGCTCTTGTAGAAGACACGAAAGTGCTAGTAACAGGCGCAGCTGGCACACAGGACGAGTTGGCTAACGCGGCTCAAAATGCTGTCTCTACCATAC TTCAACTGGCGGAAGCCGTTAAAAGAGGTGCATGTAGCCTCGGCTCTACACAACCGGATTCGCAAGTCATGGTTATCAACGCAGTGAAAGATGTAGCTTCCGCTTTGGGCGACCTGATTAATGCCACCAAATTGGCTTCTGGCAAACCCATACATGATCCATCGATGCAAGATTTGAAGGAGAGTGCCAGG GTAATGGTGCTAAATGTGTCATCCTTGCTGAAGACCGTAAAGGCCGTAGAGGATGAGCACACACGTGGTACGCGTGCAATGGAGTCCACGGTCGAGGCCATTTCCCAGGAGATACGC GCCATCCACTCGCCGCCTCCACCCGGAAGTGCGCAATGTGGCCCTGAAGACTTGATACGTGTTACGAAGAATGTAACGTTGGCAACCGCCAAGGCAGTTGCCGCTGGTGCTTCCAATCTGCAAACGGACATTGTGGCCGCCGCCAATCTGGGTAGACGTGCTATATCTGAGATGCTACTGATTTGCCGCTCCGTTGCTTGGAATTGCGCTGAAACGGAGGATTTGCGCCAGCGTACACTTGAAGCGGGTGCTGCTGTTGGCGAATCATATCGTGAACTTCTGAACGGCATCCTTCACAATTGCTCGGCTGACGATCGTGTGCACTTGTCTCGTCGTGTTGCCAAAAGTGTCACCGATTTGGTTGCCATGGCACGCCTGTTGAAGGGTTCGGACTGGATCGATCCTGAAGACCCGACAGTGATTGCTGAAAATGAATTATTAGGTGCTGCCGCTTCCATTGACGCTGCTGCGAAAAAGTTGGCATCGCTGCGACCACGTCGCCAACCAGATGTGAAG aTTGAATTGGACGAGAATATGAAATTCGATGAGATGATTCTTGAGGCGGCAAAGGGCATAATGGCAGCCTCTTCGGCTTTGGTGCGTGCTGCCAATGCCGCACAACGCGAATTGATCGATCAAGGCAAAGTGGCCCGTCGCCCACTCACATCTTCGGACGATGGTCAATGGTCCGAAGGTCTCATATCTGCTGCTCGTCTTGTGGCTGCGGCTACTCATAGCCTTGTCGAGGCTGCACAGAATTTGGTGCGCGGAGTAGGCACTGAAGAAATGTTAATTTCGACAGCTAAGCAAGTGGCTGCATCAACTGCCCAACTACTCATCGCATGCAAAGTGAAATCAAACCCGAACTCTGAGGCTGGACGTCGTTTACAAGCCGCAGGCAATCAAGTTATTAAGTCCACTGAAAATTTGGTGCGTGCAGCGCAACAAGGCctagaagatgaagaagagaaAACTCTGAAAATCAACACTTCGATGGTTGATGGTATGGCACAGGAAATTAATGCACGCTCCGATGTACTGCGCATGGAGAAGCAGTTGGAAGAGGCCCGACAAAAACTCATCACCATTAGGCATGCACGTGCGCTGCAGAAAAAGACACAGGGATTCGCCACAGACGAAAGTGATTCGGAGTATGCGCATTCCACCTATGGAACATTGCAGAAGAGCCAAAATAAT ACACTAAACCGTTCGGGCTACCCTTCGGATATGCCAACATCACCGAGCTATTACAGTCAGCAGCAACAGACCAAGCATCATTATAACTATGCGACGCATCCACAACACTTCCACCACCCAGATGCTGTGTCGCCGCCCCCCATGAGCCACCAATATTCTAGCGGTGTTGAGGTTAACGGTAGCATTGAACTACCACCACCGCCTCCGCCACTTTCGACCACCCTGTACAACATGCAAACAGCCACAGCATCAGGCGGCAGTACGTTTAGACCTAACCCAAAACTAACAGCCAACGCGGTGCCACGCCCCTACCCCGGTAGTCCAGCCGCTGGTGGTCCCAGCAGCAGTTTACTAAGTACTAACGGTGGTGGTAGCGCTAAACTCACTCAACCCCCCTCTTCTATAGCAAATGTCAGTAATTATCAGCAACAATCTTTTGAAAACACAACAACATCAACGTACACCAACGCGCATCAACCGTCGCTGACCACTCCGCAGTCCACAACTCAGAAATCGACATCTGTTAACCGTAAACTGGAAGCTTGTGTGCAGGATTTGCACGATAAAACATTTGGCCAAGGCGGCGTGGTGCAAATTACCAGCGGAGGAGCATATCCTGGCCAAAACTATGAAGGCTACACTTCCAG ATATGAAACGCGCAATTTCGAAAAGAGCAACGAAATAGTCGACAAACCTTTGGATTCAAGCTTCTCGCAGCTGACACTTAGCACCGATGGCGGTAAAGTCAGCATTATGGATCAGGGCTCTGAAAGGTTGACGTCGATGACGCAGCGAGTAATGGAACGCAAAACGTTTAGCACCACTACCGAAACGCGCTCGGAAAAGAAAACAGAATCGCACAGTTTTCGCATGGAGTAG